One Coccinella septempunctata chromosome 1, icCocSept1.1, whole genome shotgun sequence DNA window includes the following coding sequences:
- the LOC123322746 gene encoding elongation of very long chain fatty acids protein AAEL008004-like, producing the protein MVFSAIHDYFERTGDPRAKHYFLMDSIWKPVAITAAYLLIVQVFGPRLMKDRKPFDVKKYVMAYNIVQVAVNLYLTVIVLDAFSKRNITSCIDIDYTNSETGYRELKCSYIYFLIKILDGMDTIFFILKKSFRQMSFLHIYHHAIMMMITWLVTKYCGGGQSGWACIFNSIIHTLMYSYYFLTAYDSKYKDSPMKKFITQLQLVQFFLLLYFYSYSLFSSCNYSKLMSLLVISQALIFINLFSKFYYNSYIRTKKDNK; encoded by the exons ATCCGAGAGCAAAGCACTACTTTCTTATGGATTCAATATGGAAACCAGTCGCAATCACAGCCGCCTATTTACTAATTGTACAAGTATTTGGACCACGGCTCATGAAGGATAGAAAACCCTTCGATGTCAAGAAATATGTTATGGCATACAATATCGTACAAGTAGCAGTAAATTTGTATTTAACAGTCATT gtTTTGGATGCATTTTCGAAGCGGAATATTACCTCATGTATAGATATAGATTACACAAATAGTGAAACAGGATACAGAGAGCTCAAGTGTTCTTACATATATTTTCTAATCAAAATTTTAGACGGAATGGACACC AtctttttcatattgaaaaaaagcTTCAGGCAGATGAGTTTCCTTCACATATATCATCATGCTATTATGATGATGATTACATGGTTAGTTACAAAATACTGTGGAGGTGGACAAAGTGGATGGGCATGTATTTTCAATTCCATTATTCATACTCTCATGTACTCTTACTATTTCCTCACAGCATACGACAGTAAATACAAGGATAGtccaatgaaaaaattcataacCCAACTACAACTG GTGCAGTTTTTCCTCCTCCTATACTTTTACAGTTACTCACTTTTTAGTTCCTGTAATTATAGCAAACTCATGAGCCTACTGGTGATATCACAAGCATTGATTTTCATCAATCTTTTCAGCAAATTTTACTACAATTCTTATATTAGGACAAAAAAAG